Proteins encoded within one genomic window of Phycisphaerae bacterium:
- a CDS encoding (4Fe-4S)-binding protein, protein MDAELTMKVKDAARGAGADLVGIASLDRFEGAPKQWDPRYIFPDAKALITLAFRIPRGVYRGAEEGTHFWQYPALGYANINEVAAPMALRGLMIYLEDLGYEAAGIRNCGDTGPWSCISFQGDGLAGDKKIGDGGWFGRVSHTRPVKPDLPAPDVQFHFRIAAYLSGLGEIGFSKIFLTPQFGPRQRFAFCLTDAPLVADPIYDGPPICDRCMACVKECPGALSATETVKVTVAGRELEWSRLDEGQCWMAYASGLSEVNPFLPPDALKDIPDGEKIMKGEKKVTIAEAFEVLKRVREHYPMVPPNSYYPAMCNGRGCMRACMVHLEQKGRLENKFHEKFRKKTPWWHGK, encoded by the coding sequence ATGGACGCTGAACTGACGATGAAGGTCAAGGATGCCGCTCGGGGCGCGGGGGCGGATCTGGTGGGGATCGCCAGCCTCGATCGCTTTGAGGGGGCTCCGAAACAGTGGGATCCGCGGTACATCTTTCCTGACGCTAAGGCGTTGATAACACTGGCTTTCCGGATTCCGCGGGGCGTCTATCGCGGGGCGGAGGAGGGCACCCATTTCTGGCAGTACCCAGCCCTGGGGTACGCCAACATCAATGAGGTCGCGGCCCCGATGGCGCTTCGGGGGCTGATGATCTATCTGGAGGACTTGGGTTACGAGGCGGCGGGGATTCGCAACTGCGGCGATACCGGGCCGTGGTCGTGCATTTCGTTCCAGGGCGATGGTCTGGCCGGCGACAAGAAGATCGGCGACGGCGGCTGGTTTGGCCGCGTCTCGCACACCCGGCCGGTCAAGCCCGACCTGCCCGCGCCGGACGTTCAGTTCCACTTTCGGATCGCTGCGTACCTGAGCGGGCTGGGCGAGATCGGGTTCAGCAAGATCTTCCTGACGCCGCAGTTCGGGCCCCGTCAGCGGTTCGCGTTCTGCCTGACCGACGCCCCGCTGGTGGCCGATCCGATCTATGACGGTCCGCCGATCTGCGACCGCTGCATGGCGTGCGTGAAGGAATGTCCCGGCGCGCTCAGCGCGACCGAGACGGTCAAGGTGACGGTGGCTGGGCGCGAGTTGGAGTGGTCGCGTCTGGATGAGGGGCAGTGCTGGATGGCCTACGCCAGCGGGTTGAGCGAGGTCAATCCGTTCCTGCCGCCGGACGCCCTGAAGGATATTCCGGACGGCGAGAAGATCATGAAGGGCGAGAAGAAAGTGACCATTGCCGAGGCGTTCGAGGTGCTCAAGCGGGTCCGCGAGCACTACCCGATGGTGCCGCCGAACTCGTACTACCCAGCGATGTGCAACGGGCGAGGGTGTATGCGGGCGTGCATGGTGCACCTGGAGCAGAAAGGGCGGCTGGAGAACAAGTTCCACGAGAAGTTCCGTAAGAAGACGCCGTGGTGGCATGGGAAGTGA
- a CDS encoding IclR family transcriptional regulator: MAVAEGPKQIQSVERALEIMELLASYPEGLKLGRVCQSLGLNLSTGRNLMRTLEARGMVVHAGKGRPYLLGPRLHQLSRKWIDYRRRGATARDAAARLSRDIGEYVLLAELRGTYTVALVEIQSDQPLKVDFGEGVYTALHKMATGKVFLAFSPPDVRQELIEALKRLGDADLSEWVDVEHLEQELEQVRTQGYAVNLQPQLGIGSMAAPIRDAHGLVIAAMGLSAPLVRFDPARRDEVLAKLRQACQEIEGIWNG; encoded by the coding sequence ATGGCGGTGGCGGAAGGCCCAAAGCAGATTCAGTCCGTCGAGCGGGCTCTGGAAATCATGGAGCTGCTCGCCAGCTATCCCGAGGGCCTGAAACTGGGGCGGGTCTGCCAGAGCCTGGGGCTGAACCTCTCGACGGGCAGGAACCTGATGCGGACGCTCGAGGCGCGAGGCATGGTCGTCCACGCCGGCAAGGGCCGGCCGTACCTGCTGGGCCCGCGACTTCACCAGCTCTCCCGCAAGTGGATCGACTACCGCCGGCGCGGGGCCACCGCCCGCGACGCCGCCGCCAGGCTTTCCCGCGACATCGGCGAGTACGTGCTCCTGGCTGAACTACGCGGCACCTACACCGTCGCCCTGGTCGAAATCCAGTCCGATCAGCCGCTGAAGGTCGACTTCGGCGAAGGCGTCTACACCGCCCTGCACAAGATGGCCACGGGAAAGGTATTCCTGGCATTCTCACCGCCGGACGTTCGCCAGGAGCTCATCGAAGCCCTCAAACGCCTCGGCGACGCGGACCTCAGCGAGTGGGTGGATGTCGAACACCTCGAACAGGAACTGGAGCAGGTCCGAACCCAGGGCTACGCGGTCAACCTCCAGCCGCAACTGGGAATCGGCTCGATGGCTGCGCCGATACGCGACGCCCACGGCCTGGTCATCGCCGCGATGGGCCTGTCCGCCCCGCTGGTGCGGTTCGACCCGGCGCGGCGAGACGAAGTGCTGGCCAAACTCCGGCAAGCGTGTCAGGAAATCGAAGGAATCTGGAACGGCTGA
- a CDS encoding glycoside hydrolase family 32 protein: protein MGGQTAIEVGNRKQLFIDRRFIEREHGITLRVNPPVKAETIALRPEKPWEVMRTGDYTTVIEDGGVYRMWYDAFVGLDRYQEVPRALAYAESTDGIEWKRVNVNLFDWRGHRENNIVMPGGDGCVMRDPNGKPDERYKAVVAIFANSLWPESQGAHWDLSGGAVYLCTSPDGIRWKRVDQPASPMFHDSQNNLLWDDRIGRYVAYLRTHERGRTVGRIELDDPTQTPWPFRKPPADVKPNEHGLYLCATHGEYDIALATDEMDPPDTDVQTCPIVKYPWAQDVYLGLCALYRHYSETQPGVFRNDGPNDIHLVVSRDGATWTRPQRKAYIGLGPLGGWDAGCAWPILGMIRRGDEILQYYSGTSHTHGDYTPETVGQGGVRAVRQRLDGFVSADADYHGGALVTPLLRFDGSKLVLNVDAGATGFLKVEILDEADRPIEGFSLKDAVEIDRNQIAAEAAWSSGKNVGQLAGRPVRLRFSGRGFRLFAFQFEQS, encoded by the coding sequence ATGGGCGGCCAAACCGCAATCGAGGTCGGCAACCGCAAGCAGCTCTTCATCGATCGACGGTTCATCGAACGGGAGCACGGCATCACGCTCCGGGTCAATCCGCCGGTGAAGGCCGAGACCATAGCCCTTCGGCCGGAAAAACCCTGGGAGGTCATGCGGACCGGCGATTACACCACGGTGATCGAGGACGGCGGGGTCTACCGGATGTGGTACGACGCCTTCGTCGGGCTTGATCGCTATCAGGAAGTCCCGCGGGCCCTCGCCTACGCCGAGAGCACCGACGGGATCGAATGGAAACGGGTCAACGTCAACCTCTTCGACTGGAGGGGCCACAGAGAGAATAACATCGTGATGCCCGGAGGCGACGGCTGTGTCATGCGCGACCCCAACGGCAAACCGGACGAGCGCTATAAGGCGGTCGTCGCGATCTTCGCCAATTCGTTGTGGCCCGAGTCGCAGGGCGCCCACTGGGACCTCTCGGGCGGAGCCGTCTACCTATGCACCAGCCCGGATGGAATCCGCTGGAAACGAGTGGACCAGCCCGCCTCGCCCATGTTCCACGATTCCCAGAACAACCTGCTGTGGGACGACCGCATCGGACGCTATGTCGCCTACCTCCGCACGCACGAGCGGGGCCGGACGGTGGGACGCATCGAGCTCGATGATCCCACGCAAACCCCATGGCCCTTCCGCAAACCGCCGGCCGACGTCAAACCCAACGAGCATGGCCTCTACCTCTGCGCCACTCACGGCGAGTACGATATCGCCCTGGCCACCGACGAAATGGACCCGCCGGACACCGACGTCCAGACCTGCCCCATCGTCAAATACCCGTGGGCCCAGGACGTCTACCTCGGCCTCTGCGCGCTCTACCGCCACTATTCGGAGACTCAGCCGGGGGTCTTCCGCAACGACGGCCCCAACGACATTCACCTGGTCGTCAGCCGCGACGGCGCGACCTGGACCCGGCCGCAGCGAAAGGCCTACATCGGCCTGGGCCCGCTGGGCGGTTGGGACGCCGGATGCGCCTGGCCCATCCTCGGCATGATCCGCCGCGGCGACGAAATCCTGCAATACTACAGCGGCACCAGCCACACCCACGGCGACTACACCCCGGAAACGGTCGGTCAGGGCGGCGTCCGCGCGGTCAGGCAGCGCCTCGACGGCTTCGTCTCCGCCGACGCCGACTATCACGGCGGCGCGCTGGTCACGCCGCTGCTCCGCTTCGACGGCTCGAAACTGGTGCTGAACGTCGATGCCGGCGCGACCGGCTTCCTCAAGGTCGAAATCCTGGACGAAGCCGACCGGCCGATCGAAGGTTTCTCCCTCAAGGACGCCGTCGAGATCGACCGCAACCAGATCGCCGCCGAGGCGGCCTGGTCCTCCGGCAAGAACGTCGGCCAACTCGCCGGCCGACCGGTGCGGCTGCGGTTCTCCGGCCGCGGATTCCGCCTCTTCGCGTTCCAGTTCGAGCAATCCTGA
- a CDS encoding dihydrodipicolinate synthase family protein, translated as MARLTAKKLHGIWAGVTMCWDEQFRFDEETYARNVQRCIAAKVAGVYTTGSTGEFYAIRFDEFKRMVDIVSDLCGKARMPLQIGCCADVTFKTIELMEYAAGKKAVGAAQVNIPYWMELDDRQMLGFFKDINAACPDLPIVHYNIPRAKRFLLGGDYRKVMEVCPSLIGVKFTFAGTHFGQLQDAMMATPDLSYFVAENLLVSAMQLGARGSCSSLVATNPKWTLKMYELASQRKWDQAIRMQQHASRFFNELAALIEERGEGTIDPVFDKGLAVASGCLLGHQRCRAPYTGWSDETVKIVRKWLQKNHPEFLFPG; from the coding sequence ATGGCGCGGTTGACAGCCAAAAAGCTGCACGGAATCTGGGCGGGCGTAACCATGTGCTGGGACGAGCAGTTCCGGTTCGACGAGGAAACCTACGCCAGGAACGTCCAGCGGTGCATCGCCGCCAAGGTCGCCGGCGTCTACACCACGGGCAGCACCGGCGAGTTCTACGCCATCCGCTTCGACGAATTCAAGCGGATGGTCGATATCGTCTCGGACCTCTGCGGCAAGGCCAGAATGCCCCTTCAGATCGGCTGCTGCGCCGATGTGACCTTCAAGACGATCGAGCTGATGGAATACGCCGCCGGCAAGAAGGCCGTCGGAGCCGCCCAGGTCAACATCCCCTACTGGATGGAGCTCGACGACCGCCAGATGCTTGGCTTCTTCAAGGATATCAACGCCGCCTGTCCGGACCTGCCCATCGTCCACTACAACATTCCGCGGGCCAAGCGATTCCTCCTCGGCGGCGACTACCGAAAAGTGATGGAGGTCTGCCCGAGCCTGATCGGCGTCAAGTTCACCTTCGCCGGAACCCACTTCGGCCAACTGCAGGACGCCATGATGGCCACGCCCGATCTCTCCTACTTCGTGGCCGAGAACCTGCTCGTTTCGGCCATGCAGCTCGGGGCCCGCGGCTCGTGCAGTTCGCTCGTGGCGACCAACCCGAAATGGACGCTCAAGATGTACGAGCTCGCCTCACAGCGCAAGTGGGATCAGGCCATCCGCATGCAGCAGCACGCCTCCAGGTTCTTCAACGAGCTCGCGGCCCTCATCGAGGAACGCGGCGAAGGCACCATCGATCCGGTCTTCGACAAGGGCCTGGCCGTGGCCTCCGGATGCCTCCTGGGCCACCAGCGATGCCGAGCGCCCTATACCGGCTGGAGCGACGAGACCGTCAAGATCGTCCGCAAGTGGCTCCAGAAAAATCACCCGGAGTTCCTCTTTCCGGGGTAA